One window of Quercus robur chromosome 5, dhQueRobu3.1, whole genome shotgun sequence genomic DNA carries:
- the LOC126724976 gene encoding omega-amidase, chloroplastic-like isoform X1 — MMASSTPSSIEHTMMAASERLQVASNITKFKTGLCQLSVTSEKNQNLACAHNSIKAAVECGARLVVLPEMWNCPYSNDYFAKLAEDFENEDASPTFSMLSEAACSHGITIVGGSVPESGDGQLYNTSCVFGPDGKLKAEHRKIHLFDIEIPGAITFKESDFFAAGDKPTIVDTDVGRIGIGICHDIRFPELAALYREKDARIICYPGAFNISTGELLWEVMQRARAADNQLFVATCSPSRDSSGSYAIWGHSTLVGPSGEIIATSGHEETVVVAVIDYSKIELQRKAFHLTSKRGQIFTCLDGHEGQKP; from the exons GAACGACTACAAGTAGCCAGTAATATTACAAAG TTTAAGACTGGCCTTTGTCAGCTATCTGTTACATCAGAGAAGAATCAGAATCTGGCTTGTGCTCATAATTCGATTAAAGCTGCTGTAGAGTGCGGCGCAAGGCTTGTTGTTTTACCT GAAATGTGGAACTGTCCTTATTCAAATGATTACTTTGCAAAATTGGCTGAGGATTTTGAGAATGAGGATGCCTCACCAACGTTTTCCATGTTATCTGAAGCTGCTTGTTCTCATGGAATCACAATTGTTGGTGGATCTGTGCCTGAATCCGGTGATGGCCAATTGTATAATACTAGCTGTGTATTTGGACCTGATGGAAAACTCAAGGCAGAGCATAGAAAA ATTCATTTGTTTGATATTGAAATTCCAGGAGCTATTACATTCAAGGAATCTGACTTCTTTGCTGCAGGAGATAAACCAACCATTGTGGACACAG ATGTTGGCCGTATTGGAATAGGAATTTGTCATGATATACGCTTCCCTGAGCTTGCTGCATTATATAGAGAAAAAG ATGCTCGTATAATATGCTATCCTGGGGCCTTCAACATTAGCACTGGTGAATTGTTATGGGAAGTGATGCAAAGAGCAAG AGCAGCAGATAACCAG TTGTTTGTAGCTACTTGCTCACCCTCTCGAGATTCTAGTGGTAGCTATGCAATATGGGGCCACTCTACCCTTGTTGGGCCG TCTGGGGAGATAATTGCAACCTCAGGGCATGAAGAGACAGTGGTAGTTGCCGTGATTGATTATTCCAAAATTGAACTCCAAA GAAAGGCCTTCCACTTGACAAGCAAAAGAGGGCAGATATTTAC